One region of Flavobacterium sp. GSB-24 genomic DNA includes:
- the sprA gene encoding cell surface protein SprA has translation MRKICILLLVLLCGNVLRAQVTPATQDTTKTQFSVGKIEIADPPSILSAYRYDPITDRYIYTNSVDGFSINYPLILTPKEYEDLVLKESRRDYFRKKSDAIDGKKTGSEAAKKDLLPRYYINSSLFESIFGSNTIDVKPTGSVEMDLGLRYTKQDNPSFSPRNRSSLTFDFDQRISMSLMGKIGTRLEVNANYDTQSTFAFQNLFKLAYTPSEDDIIQSVEVGNVSMPLNSTLIRGAQSLFGAKVKAQFGKTTITGVFSEQKSQTKSIVAEGGGTVQNFDLFALDYDNDRHFFLSQYFRNKYDSSLRNYPFIDSRVQITRLEVWVTNKQNRVTTNNNNLRNIIALQDLGEGQVSGVPDNEVVVITNSAGFFNNPIDSPTDNTNNKYNPATIGQGGSYLNSNIREIVTAGSGFNNANVSEGTDYSVLENARKLTTNEYTFNPQLGYISLQQRLANDEILAVAFEYTVGGKVYQVGEFGSDGVDATVVTGNNNANQAIVTQSLVLKMLKSSLTNVNNPVWNLMMKNVYQIPQAYQIKQEDFRLNILYTDPSPINYITPVPGTLFPDDDPVNPDPNNYYITKTPLLNVFNLDQLNSTNDPQKGGDGFFDYVPGITVDVQNARIIFTTKEPFGELLFRKLQNTGSGENYNDPTTYNPNQQKYVFRNMYRSTQAGALQDSDKNKFLLRGKYKSSGSNGIPIGAFNVPQGSVVVTAAGRVLVEGIDYSVDYQLGRVQILDPSLQASNTPIEVSLENNSIFGQQTRRFMGFNIERKMSENFVLGATFLKMTERPFTQKSSYGQESVNNTIFGFNGNYSTEVPFLTRLANKLPNVDTDVPSNLSIRGEVAFLKPDAPKASDFEGEATIYIDDFEGSQTTIDMRSAYAWSLSSTPYIGSINDNTFNASSNTLDYGFKRAKLAWYTIDPVFYASKPSGISNDDLSLNSTRRIYSRELYPNTDIAQGQIQVVNTLDLTYYPSDRGPYNNNPNFGASSPSTNFGGIMRALNSTNFEQGNVEYIQFWVLDPYVGTGESQPTNTGKIYFNLGEVSEDVLKDGRKQYENGLGPDQVMVNPQPLWGDVPASQSLIYAFDTNPDNRRNQDVGLDGLPNSKEASIYNNYAGESDPAADDYTYYLNTDGGVLNRYKKYNGTEGNSAVSVDDPNRGSTTLPDVEDINRDNTMSTINAYYEYSIDLRPGMQIGQNYITDIREVKNVELPNGSTTNARWIQFKIPVSQPQNTIGNITDFRSIRFMRMFMTGFNDQMTVRFGALDLVRGEWRRYTGTLDANDTNPENDGTEFDVAAVNIQENGTKCPVNYVIPPGVQREQAYNNNTIINQNEQSLALRIGGSGLEYQDSRAVFKNVSVDMRQYKKLKMFIHAESLPNDSQLLDNEMIGFIRFGNDFTQNFYQIEIPLKVTNTGGSCEISPDLVWLEENNIDVALSLLTRMKILAMKIDPNDPRRDVNGIYYPDRDPSIEGGDQDGKLTLGIKGNPNFGLVRNLMVGVKSAADHKNINGEVWFNELRMSDLENKGGMAALLNVDTNMADLMTLSASGKKSTIGFGSLEEGANERDREDIQQYNIVTNLNLGKLLPKKWGINLPFNYAIGEEVITPEYDPFNQDIKLKQLIAKTTDPAEKDNIRTRAVDYTKRKSINFIGVRKDRAQEQKPHVYDVENFTFSQSYNQVERHDYEVEDYEDEQSNTAVNYAYTFQPKEVVPFKQTKFMKTSEYWKLLSDFNFNYLPSNISFNTNIIRQSNRQQYRQVDVEGIGLDPLYRRNFAFNYQYGFGFNLTKSLKLNYTAASNNIVRNFLNDDNSPKEDFNIWDDYFDIGTPNQHLQQLVLNYDIPINKIPIFSFVKATYSYTADYNWQRASTAFSQYEEENPDGSTTLWDLGNTIQNANSNTLTTTLNMNTLYKYLGLTPGSKTAAKTKPTAPPKPGEKIVNTAKPTVSRSPFYDGLIGVLTSVKNIQINYTKNSGTVLPGYIPGVGFFGTSKPSLGFVFGSQDDIRYEAAKNGWLTNYQNFNQNYTQVSNKLLKITANVDLFPDLKIDLNMDRAYSENSSEQYTVRDSIGGLYYKPLSPYTYGMFSISTVLIKTAFSTSNETQSAAFDDFRNNRLIIANRLAEDHYGAVIPRYDASTLPTEDPNAPLDNLANPNNSQRKLIQSNDGYPIGFSKSNQAVLLPSFLAAYTGSDASNASTSIFRSFPIPNWTVKYNGLMRYKYFKDHFKRFSLQHNYRASYTISQFRSNFDYLENPNGQDVNSNFFNKTIMSNVNLVEQFSPLIRVDFELKSSLRLLTEIKKDRALSMSFDNNLLTEVKGVEYVVGLGYRFKDVIFSSRLADNPTGIIKSDINIKADFSYRNNETLVRYLDYDNNQLAAGQNIWTLKLTADYAFSKNLTAIFYYDHSFSKAVISTSFPLTNIRSGFTLRYNFGN, from the coding sequence ATGCGTAAAATTTGTATTTTGTTGCTGGTCTTACTCTGCGGTAATGTTTTGCGTGCGCAGGTCACCCCGGCAACTCAAGATACAACTAAAACTCAGTTTTCAGTTGGTAAAATTGAAATTGCAGATCCACCAAGTATACTATCAGCTTATAGATACGATCCAATTACAGATCGTTATATTTATACCAATTCTGTTGATGGTTTCTCAATCAATTACCCTTTAATTTTAACTCCAAAAGAATACGAAGATTTAGTTCTAAAAGAATCTAGAAGAGATTACTTTAGAAAAAAATCAGATGCTATTGATGGTAAAAAAACAGGAAGCGAAGCCGCAAAAAAAGATTTACTTCCAAGATATTATATCAATTCCAGTTTGTTCGAAAGTATTTTTGGAAGTAATACCATTGATGTAAAGCCCACAGGATCAGTCGAAATGGATCTAGGTTTGCGTTATACCAAACAAGACAATCCTTCATTTTCGCCAAGAAACAGATCCAGCCTGACTTTTGATTTTGATCAAAGAATCAGTATGAGTTTAATGGGTAAAATAGGAACTCGTCTTGAGGTAAATGCCAATTACGATACGCAGTCAACTTTTGCCTTTCAAAACTTATTTAAACTCGCGTATACTCCATCAGAAGATGATATAATACAAAGTGTAGAAGTTGGTAACGTCAGCATGCCTCTTAATAGCACACTTATTCGAGGTGCACAGAGTTTATTTGGAGCAAAAGTAAAAGCACAATTTGGTAAAACAACTATTACCGGAGTTTTCTCAGAACAGAAGTCTCAAACCAAAAGTATAGTCGCAGAAGGTGGAGGAACAGTTCAAAACTTTGATTTGTTCGCATTAGATTACGATAATGACCGACATTTCTTCTTGTCACAATACTTTAGAAATAAATACGATTCATCTCTAAGAAATTATCCATTTATTGACAGCCGTGTTCAAATTACAAGACTAGAAGTATGGGTTACCAATAAACAGAATAGAGTAACGACAAACAATAATAACTTAAGAAATATTATTGCGCTTCAAGATTTAGGTGAAGGTCAAGTTAGCGGCGTGCCAGACAATGAAGTTGTAGTGATTACCAATTCGGCAGGATTTTTTAATAATCCTATAGATTCTCCAACAGACAATACGAATAATAAATACAATCCTGCAACAATCGGGCAAGGAGGAAGTTATTTAAATTCTAATATTAGGGAGATTGTTACTGCTGGTTCTGGATTTAACAATGCAAATGTAAGCGAAGGTACCGATTATTCTGTTTTAGAAAATGCTAGAAAGTTAACAACAAACGAATATACTTTTAATCCACAATTAGGTTATATCTCTTTGCAGCAGCGTCTGGCCAATGACGAAATTTTAGCCGTTGCCTTTGAGTATACTGTTGGAGGAAAAGTATATCAAGTTGGAGAATTCGGAAGCGATGGTGTAGATGCAACTGTAGTTACAGGAAACAATAACGCTAATCAAGCCATTGTAACGCAGAGTTTGGTTTTAAAAATGCTGAAAAGCAGTTTGACTAATGTTAATAATCCAGTTTGGAACTTGATGATGAAAAACGTTTATCAAATTCCACAGGCGTATCAAATCAAGCAAGAAGATTTCAGGCTAAACATTCTTTACACAGATCCATCACCAATAAATTATATAACACCAGTTCCAGGGACTCTTTTTCCAGATGATGATCCTGTAAATCCTGATCCAAATAATTATTATATTACTAAAACTCCTTTACTGAATGTATTTAACTTAGATCAGTTAAATTCTACCAATGACCCACAAAAGGGTGGAGATGGTTTTTTTGATTATGTTCCAGGAATAACAGTAGATGTTCAAAATGCTCGTATTATTTTTACAACCAAAGAACCTTTTGGAGAACTTTTGTTTAGAAAATTACAAAATACAGGATCTGGAGAAAATTATAATGATCCAACTACCTATAACCCAAATCAGCAAAAATATGTATTCAGAAATATGTACAGAAGTACACAAGCTGGTGCGTTACAGGATAGTGATAAAAACAAATTTTTATTAAGAGGAAAATACAAATCTTCGGGAAGTAATGGTATTCCAATTGGAGCATTCAACGTTCCACAAGGTTCTGTTGTAGTAACTGCGGCAGGAAGGGTTTTGGTTGAAGGTATTGATTATAGTGTTGATTATCAATTAGGAAGAGTGCAGATTTTAGATCCTTCTCTTCAAGCTTCCAATACACCAATTGAAGTTTCCTTAGAAAATAATTCAATTTTTGGACAGCAGACCAGAAGATTTATGGGATTTAATATCGAACGTAAAATGTCTGAAAATTTTGTTTTAGGGGCAACCTTTTTAAAGATGACAGAGCGTCCTTTTACTCAAAAATCAAGCTACGGACAGGAATCTGTAAACAATACTATTTTTGGTTTTAACGGAAATTACTCTACAGAAGTTCCATTTTTAACTAGATTAGCCAATAAGCTTCCAAACGTTGATACCGATGTTCCTTCTAATCTTTCCATTCGTGGAGAAGTTGCATTTTTAAAACCAGATGCACCAAAAGCCAGTGATTTTGAAGGTGAGGCAACTATTTATATAGATGATTTTGAAGGTTCTCAGACAACTATTGATATGAGATCTGCATATGCATGGAGTTTATCTTCGACTCCATATATTGGTTCAATAAATGATAATACATTTAATGCAAGTTCTAATACGTTAGATTATGGTTTCAAACGTGCAAAGCTAGCATGGTATACCATCGATCCAGTCTTTTATGCATCAAAACCTTCGGGAATTTCCAATGACGATTTGTCTTTAAATTCAACAAGAAGAATCTATAGTAGAGAGCTTTATCCGAATACAGATATTGCTCAAGGACAAATTCAAGTAGTTAATACTTTAGATTTAACGTATTATCCATCAGATAGAGGGCCTTACAATAACAATCCAAATTTTGGGGCAAGTAGTCCTTCGACCAATTTTGGAGGAATTATGCGTGCGCTGAATTCAACCAATTTTGAGCAGGGAAATGTCGAATATATTCAGTTTTGGGTACTGGATCCATATGTTGGAACAGGAGAATCACAGCCGACCAATACAGGTAAAATTTATTTCAACTTAGGAGAAGTTTCAGAAGACGTTTTAAAAGACGGCAGAAAACAATATGAAAACGGATTAGGACCAGATCAGGTAATGGTAAATCCGCAGCCACTTTGGGGAGATGTGCCTGCATCACAATCGTTAATTTATGCTTTTGACACCAATCCGGATAATCGTAGAAATCAAGATGTTGGTTTAGATGGACTTCCGAATTCAAAAGAAGCTTCTATTTATAATAATTACGCTGGTGAAAGTGATCCAGCAGCAGATGATTACACCTATTATTTAAATACAGATGGCGGCGTTTTAAATCGCTATAAAAAATATAATGGAACTGAGGGGAACTCTGCAGTAAGTGTAGATGATCCGAATCGTGGTTCTACAACTCTTCCAGACGTTGAAGATATCAACCGTGATAATACAATGAGTACAATCAATGCGTATTATGAATACAGTATTGATTTAAGACCAGGAATGCAGATTGGACAAAATTATATTACAGACATTAGAGAAGTAAAAAATGTTGAACTTCCAAACGGAAGCACAACAAATGCAAGATGGATTCAATTTAAAATCCCAGTTTCGCAGCCACAAAATACTATTGGAAATATTACAGATTTTAGATCGATTCGTTTCATGCGTATGTTTATGACTGGATTTAATGATCAAATGACGGTTCGTTTTGGAGCATTAGATTTAGTTAGAGGAGAATGGAGAAGATACACAGGAACATTAGATGCTAATGATACAAATCCAGAAAACGACGGAACTGAGTTTGATGTTGCGGCAGTTAATATTCAGGAAAATGGGACTAAATGCCCAGTAAATTATGTTATTCCGCCAGGAGTTCAAAGAGAACAAGCATATAACAACAATACAATCATTAACCAAAATGAGCAGTCTTTAGCATTAAGAATTGGAGGTTCAGGATTAGAATATCAAGATTCTAGAGCAGTTTTCAAAAATGTAAGTGTTGATATGCGTCAATACAAAAAGTTGAAAATGTTCATTCATGCGGAATCACTTCCAAATGATAGCCAGCTTTTAGATAATGAAATGATTGGATTTATTCGTTTTGGTAATGACTTTACGCAAAACTTTTATCAGATTGAAATTCCATTAAAAGTAACAAATACTGGAGGATCATGTGAGATAAGTCCAGATTTGGTTTGGCTGGAAGAAAATAATATTGACGTGGCTTTGTCTTTGCTGACCAGAATGAAAATATTGGCAATGAAGATTGATCCTAATGACCCAAGAAGAGATGTAAATGGTATTTACTATCCAGATAGAGATCCATCTATAGAAGGAGGTGACCAAGACGGTAAATTGACTTTAGGTATAAAAGGAAATCCGAATTTTGGTTTAGTTCGAAATTTAATGGTCGGAGTAAAAAGTGCTGCAGATCATAAAAACATTAATGGAGAAGTTTGGTTTAACGAGCTTCGTATGTCTGATTTGGAAAACAAAGGCGGTATGGCAGCCTTGTTAAATGTCGATACCAATATGGCCGATTTGATGACATTATCAGCATCAGGAAAAAAGAGTACCATTGGTTTTGGTTCTCTTGAAGAGGGGGCTAATGAAAGAGATCGTGAAGATATCCAACAATATAACATAGTAACAAACTTAAATTTAGGAAAATTACTGCCTAAGAAATGGGGAATTAATCTTCCGTTCAATTATGCAATTGGAGAAGAAGTTATTACACCAGAATACGATCCCTTTAATCAGGATATTAAACTGAAACAGTTAATTGCGAAAACAACAGATCCAGCAGAAAAAGATAATATTAGAACACGTGCAGTAGATTATACTAAGCGTAAGAGTATTAACTTTATTGGAGTACGAAAAGACAGAGCCCAAGAGCAGAAACCTCATGTTTATGATGTAGAAAACTTTACATTCTCCCAATCTTATAATCAGGTAGAAAGACATGATTATGAAGTAGAAGATTATGAAGATGAGCAATCGAACACAGCCGTGAATTATGCGTATACATTCCAGCCGAAAGAAGTGGTTCCGTTCAAGCAGACCAAATTCATGAAAACAAGTGAATATTGGAAACTATTGAGTGATTTCAATTTTAATTATCTTCCTTCAAATATCTCTTTTAATACAAATATTATTAGACAAAGTAATCGCCAGCAATATCGACAAGTTGATGTAGAAGGTATTGGTCTTGATCCGCTTTACAGAAGAAATTTTGCATTCAATTATCAATATGGTTTTGGATTCAATCTGACAAAATCATTAAAATTAAATTATACTGCTGCATCGAATAATATTGTTAGGAACTTTTTGAATGACGATAATTCGCCAAAAGAAGACTTTAATATTTGGGACGATTATTTTGATATTGGTACGCCAAATCAGCATTTGCAGCAATTGGTTTTAAATTATGATATACCAATTAATAAAATTCCAATTTTCAGTTTCGTAAAAGCAACTTATTCTTATACTGCCGATTATAATTGGCAAAGAGCTTCAACAGCATTTTCGCAATATGAAGAAGAAAATCCAGATGGATCGACAACTCTGTGGGATTTAGGAAATACAATCCAAAATGCTAATTCAAATACTTTAACTACAACATTAAATATGAACACGTTGTATAAGTATTTAGGTCTAACGCCAGGTTCTAAAACAGCTGCGAAAACAAAACCAACAGCGCCACCTAAGCCAGGTGAAAAAATTGTAAACACTGCGAAGCCAACAGTAAGTAGAAGTCCTTTCTACGACGGTTTAATTGGAGTTTTGACAAGTGTTAAGAACATTCAAATTAATTATACTAAAAACAGCGGTACTGTTTTGCCAGGATATATACCAGGAGTAGGTTTCTTTGGTACATCAAAACCATCATTAGGATTCGTATTTGGTAGTCAGGATGACATACGTTACGAAGCGGCCAAAAATGGATGGTTGACCAATTATCAAAATTTTAATCAAAATTATACTCAGGTAAGTAATAAACTTTTGAAAATTACAGCAAATGTTGATTTGTTTCCTGATTTGAAAATTGATTTAAATATGGATCGTGCGTATTCTGAAAACTCGTCCGAACAATATACGGTTAGAGATTCAATTGGAGGATTGTATTATAAGCCTTTGTCGCCATATACATACGGAATGTTTTCTATTTCAACAGTATTGATCAAAACTGCTTTTTCAACAAGTAATGAAACGCAGTCTGCGGCATTTGATGATTTTAGAAATAATCGTTTAATAATTGCAAATCGTTTAGCGGAAGATCATTATGGAGCAGTTATTCCTAGATATGATGCGTCTACTCTTCCAACAGAAGATCCGAATGCTCCATTGGATAATCTTGCAAATCCAAATAATAGTCAAAGAAAGTTAATCCAGTCAAATGATGGGTATCCAATAGGATTTAGTAAAAGTAATCAGGCAGTCTTGCTTCCTTCGTTTTTAGCAGCTTATACAGGAAGTGATGCCTCAAATGCTTCGACAAGTATTTTTAGAAGTTTCCCTATCCCGAACTGGACTGTGAAGTATAATGGTTTGATGCGTTATAAATATTTTAAAGATCATTTTAAACGTTTCTCTTTACAGCATAATTACAGAGCTTCATATACAATCAGCCAGTTTAGATCGAACTTTGATTATTTAGAAAATCCTAACGGGCAGGATGTCAATTCGAATTTCTTTAATAAAACAATTATGTCGAATGTTAACTTGGTAGAGCAGTTTAGTCCGCTTATTCGAGTTGATTTTGAGCTGAAGAGTTCACTTCGTTTATTAACTGAAATTAAAAAAGACCGAGCCTTATCGATGAGTTTTGACAACAATTTGTTGACAGAAGTTAAAGGAGTAGAGTATGTTGTTGGGTTAGGATATCGTTTTAAAGATGTAATTTTCTCTTCAAGATTGGCAGATAATCCAACTGGAATTATTAAAAGTGATATTAATATCAAAGCTGATTTTTCATATAGAAACAATGAAACTTTAGTTAGGTATTTAGATTACGATAATAATCAGCTGGCTGCGGGACAAAATATTTGGACCTTAAAGTTGACTGCTGATTATGCTTTCAGTAAAAACTTGACAGCAATATTTTATTATGATCATTCGTTCTCGAAAGCAGTTATTTCGACTTCATTTCCTTTAACGAACATCAGATCAGGTTTCACACTTCGTTATAATTTTGGAAATTAA
- a CDS encoding VanZ family protein, producing MPKQLLLLWAIVCSGIIAYFCLTDSGNLPAVNIPSLDKIVHFCFHFGFTISWILFFKKELKGKEADDYKAYLISFIFSVFFGITIEILQAALTVTRASDVADVLANALGAFTAVFSAIAFKKQINKI from the coding sequence GTGCCTAAACAGTTATTATTACTTTGGGCGATTGTCTGTTCTGGAATTATTGCTTATTTCTGTTTGACAGATTCGGGTAATTTACCAGCAGTTAATATTCCAAGTCTTGATAAAATTGTACATTTCTGTTTCCACTTTGGATTTACAATTTCATGGATTTTGTTTTTCAAAAAAGAATTAAAAGGAAAAGAAGCAGACGATTATAAAGCTTATTTGATTTCGTTTATTTTTTCTGTTTTTTTTGGAATTACAATCGAAATCCTGCAAGCTGCTCTTACAGTTACCAGAGCTTCGGATGTTGCAGATGTTTTAGCAAATGCGCTTGGGGCGTTCACGGCAGTTTTTTCTGCTATAGCCTTTAAAAAGCAAATCAATAAAATATAA
- a CDS encoding energy transducer TonB, with protein sequence MNKFFLSLVLIFSFLIVSSQQNGASVQPGFTAEMFPVFPNCENLEGKKLENCFYKEVQDFVFNNFQVPENLKQNNYKGAVKVLFEVNAEGEFKVIYVSAANDELSQEAKRVFEKFPKIKPSTYNGKATYSKYTISIDLPLKSSEQLAAEALAASEILKPIEKPMTELDSIVYKKYNNPEFESHLNIPFSHSYYAQFDAAMNQVGSNNHTASKPYTYAEVSKYYNLKAVNESLQKNVSTWLGRKWWNENLVQIQGEDYWFSLNPIVDLQMGKASDLDASYTYVNTRALNFRGGLGKQINFTTTFFESQGRFAGYFNDYAESIKPSGGNPAIIPGVGIAKRFKTDAYDFPLADANITFTPNKIFDLQLGYGRNFIGDGYRSLLESDGASPYPYFKINTNFWKIKYTNTYMWMKDVRPEVTVDRTYATKFMANHYLSWNVSNRLNLGFFESVVWTNTNNRGFDINFVNPIIFYRAVEFGSSSRSGNALLGITGKYKWNNNINLYSQFLIDEFSVSDVGAGNQSWKNKFGFQLGAKYFNAFNVKDLLFQVEFNHVRPYVYSHSAVITNYGHNNQSVGHQWGGNFKELIVIGRYHKGRLFGDAKFTMGTRGLDFDTAEDSYNYGGNIYKSYDENRPYNTGVKVGQGNKTSIFIADIQGGYLINPMTNLKLFGSLIYRNFDPTQETAATFKQSTTWFSIGLRSDIFNWYFDY encoded by the coding sequence GTGAATAAGTTTTTTTTATCCCTTGTTTTAATTTTTTCATTTTTGATTGTTTCTTCACAGCAAAATGGTGCTTCTGTTCAACCGGGTTTTACGGCAGAAATGTTTCCTGTTTTTCCTAACTGCGAAAACTTAGAAGGTAAAAAACTAGAAAATTGTTTTTATAAAGAAGTTCAGGATTTTGTATTTAATAATTTTCAAGTTCCAGAAAACTTAAAGCAAAATAATTATAAAGGTGCAGTAAAAGTACTTTTTGAAGTGAATGCAGAAGGAGAATTTAAAGTAATTTATGTATCAGCAGCAAATGATGAATTGTCTCAAGAAGCAAAACGAGTATTTGAAAAATTTCCAAAAATAAAGCCGTCAACTTACAACGGAAAAGCTACTTATTCTAAATATACAATTTCTATCGATTTGCCGCTTAAAAGTTCAGAGCAGCTTGCTGCTGAAGCTTTGGCGGCATCTGAAATTTTAAAGCCAATTGAAAAACCAATGACAGAGCTGGATAGCATTGTATATAAAAAATACAATAATCCAGAATTTGAAAGTCATTTAAATATTCCTTTTTCTCACAGTTATTATGCTCAGTTCGATGCGGCAATGAACCAAGTGGGAAGCAATAATCATACGGCTTCTAAACCTTATACGTATGCTGAGGTTTCTAAGTATTATAACTTAAAAGCCGTTAATGAGTCTTTGCAGAAAAATGTTTCAACCTGGCTGGGAAGAAAATGGTGGAACGAAAATCTAGTACAGATTCAAGGAGAAGATTACTGGTTTTCTTTGAACCCTATTGTCGATTTGCAAATGGGTAAAGCTTCAGATCTTGATGCATCATATACTTATGTAAATACAAGAGCATTGAATTTTAGAGGAGGTTTAGGAAAACAGATCAATTTTACAACTACATTTTTTGAAAGTCAAGGGAGATTTGCAGGTTATTTTAATGATTATGCAGAGTCAATCAAGCCATCTGGTGGAAATCCTGCGATAATTCCAGGAGTTGGGATTGCAAAAAGATTCAAAACAGATGCTTATGATTTTCCTTTGGCTGATGCCAATATTACGTTTACACCAAACAAAATTTTTGATCTGCAATTGGGGTATGGCCGAAATTTTATAGGAGATGGTTATCGTTCGCTTTTAGAAAGCGATGGAGCAAGTCCTTATCCTTATTTTAAAATTAATACCAATTTCTGGAAAATTAAGTATACCAATACTTATATGTGGATGAAAGATGTTCGCCCAGAGGTAACGGTAGATAGAACATATGCTACAAAATTCATGGCAAACCATTATTTGAGCTGGAATGTTTCAAATAGATTAAATTTAGGTTTCTTTGAATCTGTAGTCTGGACAAATACCAACAACAGAGGTTTTGATATTAATTTTGTGAACCCTATAATTTTTTATCGTGCAGTAGAATTTGGATCTTCATCTAGAAGCGGAAATGCGCTTTTAGGGATAACAGGTAAGTACAAATGGAATAATAACATCAATTTATATTCTCAATTTTTGATTGATGAATTTTCTGTTTCGGATGTTGGAGCAGGGAATCAAAGCTGGAAAAATAAATTTGGATTCCAGCTTGGAGCAAAATATTTCAATGCATTTAATGTAAAAGATTTATTGTTTCAGGTAGAATTTAACCATGTACGTCCATATGTGTACTCTCATAGCGCAGTTATTACAAATTACGGACACAATAATCAAAGCGTTGGGCACCAGTGGGGAGGAAACTTTAAAGAGTTAATTGTGATTGGCCGCTATCATAAAGGACGTTTGTTTGGAGATGCTAAATTTACGATGGGAACAAGAGGTTTAGATTTTGACACAGCTGAAGACTCGTATAACTATGGTGGCAATATTTATAAAAGCTATGATGAAAACCGTCCTTATAATACAGGTGTAAAAGTAGGGCAGGGAAATAAAACAAGTATTTTCATCGCGGATATTCAAGGCGGATATTTGATTAATCCGATGACAAATTTGAAATTATTTGGAAGTTTAATTTATCGAAATTTCGACCCAACGCAGGAAACTGCTGCAACATTTAAGCAAAGTACAACTTGGTTTAGTATAGGTTTGCGTTCAGATATTTTCAATTGGTATTTTGATTACTAG
- the deoC gene encoding deoxyribose-phosphate aldolase, protein MNVKQYLDSTYLKTASQAGLSEAENTIVVKKAIQEAIQEGFKLIMIRPEYVSLAKEMISEANSVLLVGTVIDFPEGKSSLETKIKEANEAIANGADDLDFVCNYEAFKNGEIDLIKQEILFGTQIGLANNKTVKWIIEVAALTDKEIIQLSALIKNVVVSNFQEEDFASVFVKSSTGFYRTDNNAPNGATIPTIIIMLENASPLSVKAAGGVRSYKEASEMINLGVKRIGTSAAKAISNGENSPNQY, encoded by the coding sequence ATAAATGTAAAGCAATATTTAGACTCCACATATTTAAAAACTGCATCGCAAGCTGGTCTTTCTGAAGCAGAAAATACAATTGTGGTTAAAAAGGCCATTCAAGAAGCTATTCAAGAAGGATTTAAATTAATTATGATTCGGCCAGAATATGTTTCTCTGGCTAAAGAAATGATTTCAGAAGCCAATTCTGTTTTGTTAGTAGGAACTGTAATTGATTTTCCAGAAGGGAAGTCAAGTCTTGAAACTAAGATTAAAGAAGCAAACGAAGCAATTGCAAATGGAGCCGACGATCTGGATTTTGTTTGTAATTATGAAGCTTTTAAAAATGGGGAAATAGATTTAATAAAACAAGAAATTTTATTTGGAACCCAGATTGGTCTAGCGAATAACAAAACTGTAAAATGGATTATAGAAGTTGCGGCTTTAACAGATAAAGAAATTATTCAACTATCGGCTTTGATAAAAAATGTTGTAGTTTCAAATTTTCAAGAAGAAGACTTTGCTTCAGTTTTTGTAAAATCTTCAACAGGATTTTATAGAACAGATAACAATGCTCCTAATGGAGCGACAATTCCAACTATAATTATAATGCTTGAAAATGCTTCACCTTTATCGGTAAAAGCAGCTGGAGGTGTGCGATCTTATAAAGAAGCATCAGAAATGATCAATTTAGGAGTTAAGCGCATAGGAACTTCAGCGGCAAAAGCAATTTCAAACGGAGAAAATTCCCCAAATCAATATTAA
- the gcvH gene encoding glycine cleavage system protein GcvH → MSIPANLKYTKDHEWVSIEGDVATVGITHFAQKELGDIVYVEVETLDQTLSKDEVFGTVEAVKTVSDLFLPLTGEIIAFNEDLESAPETVNSDPYGAGWMIKIKIADASEIDSLLSDEAYKTLIGA, encoded by the coding sequence ATGAGCATACCAGCAAATTTAAAGTACACAAAAGATCACGAATGGGTTAGCATCGAAGGAGATGTTGCGACTGTAGGAATTACTCATTTTGCACAAAAAGAGTTAGGGGATATCGTGTATGTTGAGGTAGAAACTTTAGATCAGACACTTTCAAAAGATGAAGTTTTTGGAACTGTTGAAGCTGTAAAAACAGTTTCAGATTTATTTTTACCATTAACAGGTGAAATCATTGCTTTTAATGAAGACTTAGAAAGTGCTCCTGAAACTGTAAATTCTGATCCTTATGGAGCAGGATGGATGATTAAAATTAAAATTGCTGATGCATCAGAGATTGATTCTTTATTATCTGATGAAGCTTATAAAACATTAATCGGTGCCTAA